The following proteins are encoded in a genomic region of Xanthocytophaga agilis:
- a CDS encoding ABC transporter permease, translating to MVKNYLKIAIRNFWKHKVISAVNILGLTLGLTACLLITTYVLDEVSADKHWSKNKQLFRLIEVKQNGTAEEKSAFLISHVANTLHTKFPEIEAYTRGNHLGTLFQYGNKTASAQSWIVEPGAFPMFDFHFSEGGVRKENFDNHTIVITRDYAQKLFGKEDPVGKVVSQVSYYGSPESFKIAGIIDNIPTNSHLYADVLVLKKYATSYNEPQAFGTVFPQYVLLNENTNPEKLSAKVSAYMKTLLKSPVKVQIEFQPIRDVRLKSHKIDNDGSDSLGDMQYIYLFSVIAVFLLLLACINYVNLTTAQSLQRGRETGLRKVLGANRREVTWQFLIESVGFFALCWLLSLWVYKLTLPVLYTFIGKPLTINFTQSLPLFLCLALITFLVSILTGIYPALLHSSYKPANVLKGFFDKANDRGNLRRVLVVTQFFVSTLLIVATIVVYKQLYFINHKNLGFYKDNLLYIESWLDKSPEAIKHEILQDPNVVSMTVSSWSPGNMSSGGMSMIVPDPLHSGESITVYGLGADFDFLKTLEIPLKEGRDFDMSYAADRIDIDSLMEIDWTKYEKADLGKSLIINETGVRKLGLKNPIGASVQFNGMKGRIIGVMADYHSTSFHNEVPVILLRANPQFKYGSPLIRIKPGKLAKTTAKIEAIWKKHFPDRRFEFTFVDDRLEKLYLNEQQLGKLFGYFSALAIFISCLGLIGLAAFATERRTKEIGIRKVLGATVANIFTLLSKDFLKLILVAFIVAIPLSIYLMNQWLQKFAYRIEISWWIFALAGVGIMGIAILAVSFQTIKAALSNPVNSLRNE from the coding sequence ATGGTAAAGAACTACCTGAAAATAGCTATACGAAACTTCTGGAAACACAAAGTTATTTCCGCGGTTAATATTTTAGGTCTTACATTAGGTTTAACGGCCTGCCTGCTAATCACTACCTATGTCCTTGATGAAGTCTCTGCAGACAAACACTGGAGTAAAAACAAACAGTTGTTCCGGCTGATTGAGGTGAAGCAAAATGGCACAGCAGAGGAAAAATCAGCATTTCTGATTTCTCATGTAGCAAATACATTACATACCAAGTTTCCTGAAATAGAAGCTTATACCCGTGGTAATCATTTAGGGACATTATTTCAATATGGAAACAAAACAGCTTCTGCCCAATCATGGATAGTTGAACCAGGAGCCTTTCCGATGTTTGATTTTCATTTTTCAGAAGGAGGTGTCCGCAAGGAAAACTTTGATAACCACACAATTGTAATCACTCGAGATTATGCACAAAAGCTTTTTGGGAAAGAAGATCCAGTTGGAAAAGTTGTTTCGCAAGTATCCTATTATGGATCTCCTGAATCGTTTAAAATAGCAGGTATTATTGACAATATTCCTACCAACTCTCATCTATATGCAGATGTTTTGGTATTAAAGAAATATGCTACCAGCTATAACGAACCTCAGGCTTTTGGTACTGTATTCCCCCAATATGTATTATTAAACGAAAATACCAATCCGGAGAAGTTGTCAGCTAAGGTATCAGCCTATATGAAAACCTTACTTAAATCTCCTGTAAAAGTTCAGATAGAATTTCAGCCTATCAGAGATGTACGTTTAAAATCACACAAGATAGATAACGATGGTTCTGATAGTCTGGGTGATATGCAATACATTTACCTGTTTTCAGTAATAGCGGTATTTCTGCTGCTCCTTGCCTGTATAAACTATGTCAACCTTACTACAGCGCAATCGTTACAGAGAGGAAGAGAAACTGGCTTACGCAAAGTATTGGGTGCAAACAGGAGAGAGGTAACCTGGCAGTTTCTGATTGAATCGGTTGGCTTTTTTGCGTTGTGCTGGCTATTGTCTTTGTGGGTGTACAAACTCACACTACCTGTGTTGTATACATTTATCGGCAAGCCACTTACCATCAATTTTACCCAAAGCCTTCCTTTATTCCTTTGTCTGGCACTGATTACGTTTTTGGTTAGCATCCTGACAGGTATCTATCCTGCATTACTACACTCTTCCTATAAACCTGCTAATGTTCTCAAAGGTTTCTTTGACAAGGCTAATGACCGGGGTAATCTCCGTAGAGTACTGGTTGTAACACAGTTCTTTGTTTCAACCCTACTAATTGTTGCTACCATAGTGGTGTATAAGCAGCTGTATTTCATTAATCATAAAAATCTGGGATTCTACAAAGATAATCTTCTGTATATAGAAAGCTGGCTGGACAAAAGCCCCGAAGCCATCAAACACGAGATTCTGCAGGACCCTAATGTTGTATCTATGACGGTTAGTAGCTGGAGTCCTGGAAATATGTCTTCCGGAGGCATGTCGATGATAGTACCAGATCCGCTTCATTCAGGTGAGAGCATAACTGTATATGGTCTGGGAGCAGATTTTGACTTTCTGAAAACACTAGAGATTCCATTAAAAGAAGGACGTGATTTTGATATGAGTTATGCAGCAGATCGGATAGATATTGACTCTCTGATGGAAATTGACTGGACTAAATATGAAAAAGCCGATCTGGGAAAATCTCTTATCATCAATGAAACGGGTGTACGTAAGCTAGGGTTAAAAAATCCTATTGGAGCATCTGTTCAATTCAATGGAATGAAAGGTCGAATCATTGGAGTGATGGCAGATTACCATAGTACATCCTTTCATAATGAGGTTCCGGTAATACTCTTAAGAGCCAACCCTCAGTTTAAGTATGGCAGTCCTCTGATTCGGATCAAACCTGGAAAGCTGGCAAAAACAACTGCTAAAATCGAGGCCATTTGGAAAAAGCACTTTCCTGACCGACGTTTTGAATTCACCTTTGTAGATGATCGACTAGAGAAACTATATCTCAATGAGCAGCAACTAGGCAAGCTATTTGGCTATTTTAGTGCACTGGCTATTTTCATCTCCTGTCTGGGACTCATCGGACTGGCAGCTTTCGCAACTGAACGCCGTACCAAAGAGATTGGAATCCGGAAGGTGCTTGGAGCTACAGTTGCTAACATCTTTACATTACTCTCCAAAGATTTCCTGAAACTGATACTCGTTGCGTTTATAGTAGCTATTCCACTCAGTATATACCTGATGAATCAATGGTTGCAAAAGTTTGCCTATCGGATAGAGATTTCCTGGTGGATTTTTGCTTTGGCTGGAGTAGGTATCATGGGCATTGCTATTCTGGCAGTAAGTTTTCAAACCATAAAAGCCGCCCTGAGTAATCCAGTAAATTCACTTAGAAATGAATAA
- a CDS encoding ABC transporter ATP-binding protein produces the protein MLLQLNKVFKWYDSKAGRTFILRDVNLDVQEGEFISIMGPSGSGKSTLLHILGMMDEPSEGEYYFIEQPVHKIREKQRSELYKKYIGFVFQAYHLIDELTVYENIETPLLYHGMKSSERQSLVADILDRFHMVGKKDLFPSQLSGGQQQLVGIARAIITKPKLILADEPTGNLNSKQGEEIMDLFKQLNQEGVTIIQVTHSEKNAAYGSRIINLFDGRIEG, from the coding sequence ATGCTATTACAACTCAACAAGGTATTCAAGTGGTACGATTCTAAAGCTGGAAGAACATTTATTTTACGGGATGTGAACCTGGACGTACAGGAAGGCGAATTTATTTCCATTATGGGACCATCCGGTTCGGGAAAGTCAACTCTGTTACATATTCTGGGTATGATGGACGAACCATCAGAAGGTGAATACTATTTCATTGAACAGCCTGTACATAAAATCCGTGAAAAGCAACGGTCTGAGCTTTACAAAAAATACATAGGCTTTGTATTTCAGGCGTACCACCTGATTGATGAGTTAACAGTATATGAAAATATTGAAACACCCCTGTTGTATCATGGCATGAAATCGTCTGAGCGGCAATCACTGGTAGCCGACATTCTGGACCGTTTTCATATGGTAGGAAAAAAAGATTTGTTTCCTAGCCAGTTATCAGGTGGACAGCAGCAGTTGGTAGGTATAGCCCGTGCCATTATTACCAAACCCAAACTAATCCTGGCTGATGAACCAACCGGTAACCTGAACAGTAAGCAAGGCGAAGAAATTATGGATCTGTTCAAACAGTTAAACCAGGAAGGTGTAACTATCATTCAGGTAACACACTCTGAGAAAAACGCTGCGTACGGAAGCCGGATCATCAACCTGTTTGATGGCCGGATTGAAGGATAA
- a CDS encoding GIN domain-containing protein has translation MKTFFTCLVGLALAATTQAQTQTVTKDLPEFNKIVSSPLIDVILIKGEKESVRIEYHNVTPDKINVVTKGKTLRLYLTDAQITDSKKEGNWKEATYWRRLYPGAHLRAYVTYRQLNYVEMRGQQDLTCNDTLVAQKLKLKLYGENRVELAGLKARKLKVSLFGENRVDIYSGTAKAQKYNAFGENKVHAEKLLGETVKTSLFGETLMDLYASERIRMTAFGESTVVNNGTGSLRKWITLGDNTLKRK, from the coding sequence ATGAAAACATTTTTCACCTGCTTGGTTGGATTGGCACTGGCAGCTACTACACAAGCCCAAACCCAAACTGTAACTAAAGATCTCCCGGAATTTAACAAAATCGTTTCCAGTCCGCTTATTGATGTGATATTGATCAAAGGAGAGAAAGAGAGTGTTCGTATTGAATACCACAATGTAACACCTGATAAGATTAATGTGGTAACCAAAGGAAAAACATTGCGGTTGTATCTAACAGATGCACAGATCACTGATTCTAAAAAGGAAGGCAACTGGAAGGAAGCTACCTACTGGCGACGGTTATATCCGGGAGCGCATCTCAGAGCCTATGTCACCTATCGCCAGTTGAACTATGTAGAGATGCGCGGACAACAGGACCTTACCTGCAATGATACGCTTGTAGCACAGAAACTAAAGCTGAAATTATATGGTGAAAACAGAGTGGAACTGGCAGGCTTAAAAGCCCGAAAACTCAAAGTATCCTTGTTTGGCGAAAACCGGGTAGATATTTATAGTGGAACCGCGAAAGCACAAAAATACAATGCATTTGGTGAGAATAAGGTCCATGCTGAAAAACTTCTGGGTGAAACGGTTAAAACCAGTCTGTTTGGCGAAACGCTTATGGACCTATATGCCTCTGAACGTATACGTATGACAGCGTTTGGAGAGTCTACAGTAGTAAATAATGGTACAGGTAGCCTGCGCAAATGGATTACGTTGGGTGATAATACTCTTAAAAGAAAATAG